Part of the Kitasatospora sp. NBC_00374 genome is shown below.
GTTGTAGGAGGAGAAGTTCGCGACGTAGAGGGCGAACCCGGCGGAGGCCGCCGTCCAGAGCACGACCGCGAGCACGCTGCCGGGGGAGATCCAGCGGAATCCGCGGTCGCGCACGTTGGGCGCGGCCCAGTACAGCAGGGCGATCATCAGCACCACGAGGAGCACCAGGACCGGCCACTTGACGATCGACCACACCGTCAGCCCGGTGCTCCCGACGCCCAGGGCCCGGCCGACGCGGTCCGCCAACGGGCCGGTGAACACCACGATCACGGCGCTCGCCGCCAGCAACGCCATCAGCAGCAACGTCAGCCCCAGGCGCAGCGGCGTGGTCTTCCACACGGGGCGGCCCTCGCGAATGTCGTAGACCGCGTTGGCCGAGCGGATGAAGGCCGCCACATAGCCGGAGGCCGACCACAGGGCGCCCGCCAGTCCCACGACCATCAGGACCGTGCCGCTGCCACCGCTGTTCTGCAACTGTTCGACGGCGTTGCGCAGGATGTCCCGGGCCGGGCCGGGGGCGAGGTCCTGCAGGTTGTCCAGGACGGCGCCGGTGGCGGACCGCCCGACGACACCGAGCACCGAGACCAGCACGAGCAGCGCGGGAAAGACCGCCAGGACGCCGTAGTAGGT
Proteins encoded:
- a CDS encoding YihY/virulence factor BrkB family protein, which translates into the protein MAPIFSHGHTTQGRDGADGGPGPSRQVEEAAPDALGELPRRSWRAVLRRTGREFLDDELPDRAAALTYYGVLAVFPALLVLVSVLGVVGRSATGAVLDNLQDLAPGPARDILRNAVEQLQNSGGSGTVLMVVGLAGALWSASGYVAAFIRSANAVYDIREGRPVWKTTPLRLGLTLLLMALLAASAVIVVFTGPLADRVGRALGVGSTGLTVWSIVKWPVLVLLVVLMIALLYWAAPNVRDRGFRWISPGSVLAVVLWTAASAGFALYVANFSSYNRTYGTVAGVIVFLVWLWISNLAVLLGLEFDAELSRERAIEGGLPRGAEPYVRPRDTRTWSDDDEQR